A genome region from Dolichospermum compactum NIES-806 includes the following:
- a CDS encoding endonuclease/exonuclease/phosphatase family protein: MQITVMTFNLRYDKPDPGVRQWKKRLGAIASLIQYYKPDLLGTQEGKPHQLADLQALLPEYNIIGGDRTGTGTGEHCAIFYNPQCLKLQETQDFYLSDTPEIPGSITWGTRLPRMATWANFAVANPGLSLTILNTHLDHENAKSRELSAALISQRLAEFPPEDYLLVTGDFNANPDTPERRIFLSPLANGKELQDPLANFPLEQQKTFHNFTGEAWDAIDTIYCEISFSVEQVIINRQQWGGVWPSDHFPVIVKLTVLKSE; this comes from the coding sequence ATGCAAATTACTGTCATGACTTTTAATCTCCGCTATGATAAACCAGATCCTGGGGTGCGTCAGTGGAAAAAGCGTCTGGGGGCGATCGCTTCTTTAATTCAATATTACAAACCGGATTTGCTGGGTACACAGGAGGGTAAACCCCATCAATTGGCGGATTTACAAGCACTCTTACCTGAATATAACATTATTGGGGGCGATCGCACTGGGACAGGAACGGGTGAACATTGTGCAATTTTCTACAACCCACAATGTCTAAAACTTCAGGAAACACAGGATTTTTATCTCAGTGATACTCCAGAAATTCCTGGTAGTATTACTTGGGGAACTCGTTTACCACGTATGGCTACTTGGGCTAATTTTGCAGTTGCTAATCCTGGTCTATCTTTAACTATATTAAATACCCATCTAGATCACGAAAATGCCAAATCTAGGGAGTTAAGTGCAGCTTTAATTAGTCAACGGTTGGCGGAATTTCCACCAGAGGACTATTTGCTAGTCACAGGAGATTTTAACGCTAATCCTGATACTCCAGAACGGCGAATTTTTCTATCTCCTTTAGCCAATGGTAAAGAATTACAAGATCCTTTAGCTAATTTTCCTCTAGAACAACAAAAAACTTTTCACAATTTTACAGGTGAAGCCTGGGATGCTATTGATACTATATATTGCGAGATATCTTTCTCAGTAGAACAAGTCATTATTAATCGTCAACAGTGGGGAGGTGTGTGGCCTTCTGACCATTTTCCCGTGATTGTGAAATTAACAGTTCTAAAATCTGAATAG
- a CDS encoding type II toxin-antitoxin system VapC family toxin, producing MERTPAVADTGFVVALLNRLDTMHNSVTPVYTQQKQILLPQTVLAEVAYLVGRNAGSATLVAFLKGLSASRFILVALTDQDLVRVAEILDEYADSRIDFVDASVMAIAERFDIKRILTLDQRDFRLFRPQHCDCFEILP from the coding sequence ATGGAAAGAACCCCAGCAGTAGCTGATACTGGCTTTGTTGTCGCATTGTTGAATCGTTTGGATACAATGCACAATAGTGTAACACCAGTATACACACAACAAAAACAAATTTTATTGCCACAAACAGTATTAGCAGAAGTGGCTTATTTGGTAGGACGTAATGCAGGTTCAGCAACATTAGTAGCTTTCTTAAAAGGACTATCTGCAAGTAGATTTATTTTAGTAGCTTTGACAGATCAAGATTTAGTGCGTGTTGCGGAAATTTTGGATGAATATGCAGATAGTCGGATTGATTTTGTAGATGCAAGTGTTATGGCTATAGCTGAACGTTTTGATATTAAAAGAATATTGACTTTAGATCAGCGAGATTTTAGATTATTTCGACCTCAGCATTGTGATTGTTTTGAGATTTTGCCTTGA
- a CDS encoding protein kinase domain-containing protein, producing MLTLLSRYKIIKEIGQGGFGDTYLAEDTALPGNPKCVVKHLKRNPDPSVLAISQRLFENEAKILQDLGKYDQIPALYAYFTETGEFYLVQEFVDGYDLNTEIIPGKKLIEKQTIKLLQEILEILAIVHQNNIIHRDIKPSNIMRRSADGKIVLIDFGAVKEIAAFTVNSKGKTSLTVGIGTPGYMPSEQANGKPKFASDVYAVGIIGIQAVTGLLPAQLEEDSTTGEIIWRNHAQVSDRFAEVLNNMVRDHFSQRYKNASEALQLLNTIDNKRDFPTKILAGFGVAVAVSFASGYAMNNVFSNQGDSKVAATSQPVVKPKNPPKVTSTPQPVVKPKNPPKVTSTPQSVVKITTNKAEFRNLDKLLATGKWKEADIETYKIILKIARREKEGNLELNK from the coding sequence ATGCTTACACTTCTGAGTCGTTATAAAATCATTAAAGAAATAGGTCAAGGTGGCTTTGGAGATACTTATTTAGCTGAAGATACCGCCTTACCAGGAAATCCTAAATGTGTAGTTAAGCACTTGAAGCGCAATCCTGATCCTAGTGTATTGGCAATTTCTCAAAGATTATTTGAAAATGAAGCCAAGATATTACAAGATTTAGGTAAATATGATCAAATTCCTGCCCTTTATGCTTATTTTACAGAAACCGGTGAATTTTATCTTGTGCAAGAATTTGTAGATGGATATGATTTGAATACAGAGATTATTCCTGGTAAAAAATTAATTGAAAAACAGACAATTAAACTACTACAAGAAATTCTGGAAATTTTAGCAATTGTTCATCAAAATAATATTATTCATCGAGATATTAAACCATCAAATATAATGCGTCGCAGTGCTGATGGTAAAATAGTTTTAATTGATTTTGGAGCAGTTAAAGAAATTGCGGCTTTTACAGTTAATTCAAAAGGGAAAACAAGTTTAACTGTAGGTATTGGTACACCTGGATATATGCCTTCTGAACAGGCAAATGGTAAACCCAAATTTGCTAGTGATGTTTATGCTGTAGGAATAATTGGTATTCAAGCTGTAACAGGTTTATTACCAGCACAACTTGAGGAAGATTCGACTACTGGGGAAATAATTTGGCGAAATCATGCCCAAGTTAGTGATAGATTTGCTGAAGTTCTAAATAATATGGTACGTGACCATTTTAGTCAACGTTATAAAAATGCCAGTGAAGCCTTACAATTATTAAATACAATTGATAATAAGAGAGATTTTCCTACTAAAATATTGGCTGGTTTTGGTGTAGCAGTAGCTGTTAGTTTTGCTAGTGGTTATGCTATGAATAATGTATTCTCTAATCAAGGTGATTCAAAAGTAGCTGCAACTTCTCAACCTGTTGTTAAACCTAAAAATCCTCCAAAAGTAACTTCAACTCCTCAACCTGTTGTTAAACCTAAAAATCCTCCAAAAGTAACTTCAACTCCTCAATCTGTTGTTAAAATTACAACTAATAAAGCTGAATTTCGTAATTTAGATAAACTTTTAGCAACTGGAAAATGGAAAGAAGCTGATATAGAAACCTATAAGATAATACTGAAAATAGCGCGTAGAGAAAAAGAAGGTAATTTAGAGTTAAATAAATAG
- a CDS encoding response regulator transcription factor — MDTLSTTKSKILIVDDDASVRNLIQRFLSRKYEIESAADGKTALVAFEKLNPALVILDWNLPDANGYKLCQEMQSRTNVLVMMLTSRNDEADKIKVLAAGADDFLTKPFSLAEVEVRVEALLRRVRYIHPGVSQRLTFNQLSINSDAREVTLNNKALPLTALEFNILHFLATHPGQAWSRTQLIQKIWGCDYVGDGRVVDVHIGQLRKKMEADSSMPEFIKTVRGYGYKFDPPENPTV; from the coding sequence ATGGATACGCTTTCCACAACTAAGTCTAAGATTCTGATTGTAGATGATGATGCCAGTGTCCGCAACTTGATTCAGCGTTTCTTGAGTCGTAAATATGAAATAGAATCAGCCGCGGACGGTAAAACGGCTCTTGTTGCTTTTGAAAAATTAAATCCGGCTTTAGTAATTCTTGATTGGAATTTACCAGACGCAAATGGCTATAAATTGTGTCAAGAGATGCAGAGTCGTACTAATGTTTTGGTAATGATGCTGACTAGTCGCAATGATGAAGCTGATAAAATCAAGGTTTTGGCTGCTGGTGCGGATGATTTTTTAACTAAACCATTTAGTCTGGCGGAGGTGGAAGTTAGGGTAGAAGCACTATTAAGGCGTGTTCGCTATATTCATCCCGGTGTTTCACAACGCCTCACTTTTAATCAGTTGTCTATTAATTCGGACGCACGGGAGGTTACACTCAATAATAAAGCTTTGCCTTTGACTGCTTTGGAGTTTAATATTTTACATTTTCTGGCTACCCATCCTGGACAAGCATGGAGTCGCACTCAATTAATTCAAAAGATTTGGGGGTGTGATTATGTGGGAGATGGGCGCGTTGTTGATGTGCATATTGGTCAATTACGCAAGAAAATGGAGGCTGATTCTAGTATGCCGGAGTTTATTAAGACGGTACGGGGTTATGGCTATAAGTTTGATCCACCTGAAAATCCCACAGTTTAA
- a CDS encoding SDR family oxidoreductase, whose translation MTLLIVGATGTLGRQVARRAIDEGYKVRCLVRSPKKAAFLKEWGAELVRGNLCNPQTLTEALTGVTAVIDAATSRATDSLTIKEVDWDGKVALIQAAKAAGVERFIFFSILDADKYPNVPLMEIKGCTEAYLAESGLNYTILRLAGFMQGLIGQYGIPILEKQPVWVTGTSSPIGYMDTQDIAKFAVRALTVPETEKQAFPVVGTRAWSAEEIINLCERLSDRDAKVTRMPIGLLRAVRNLLRFFQWGWNVSDRLAFTEVLASGKALNAENMDEVYTVFGLDKQQTTTLEVYLQEYFSRIMNKLKQLDYEKAKSKKLKSKKTPFKESSKANSQ comes from the coding sequence ATGACATTATTAATAGTCGGTGCAACTGGCACCTTGGGAAGACAAGTGGCTCGTCGCGCAATTGATGAAGGATACAAAGTCCGCTGTCTAGTTCGGAGTCCTAAAAAAGCTGCTTTTCTCAAAGAATGGGGTGCAGAATTGGTACGAGGAAACTTGTGCAATCCGCAGACCCTGACGGAAGCATTGACGGGAGTAACAGCAGTTATTGATGCCGCTACATCCCGTGCTACAGATTCCCTAACTATTAAAGAGGTAGATTGGGATGGAAAAGTAGCATTAATTCAAGCAGCCAAAGCCGCTGGTGTAGAAAGATTTATCTTCTTTTCAATTCTCGATGCTGATAAATATCCCAATGTACCGCTGATGGAAATTAAGGGATGTACAGAAGCATATTTAGCAGAATCCGGTTTAAACTACACCATTTTACGTTTAGCTGGATTTATGCAAGGATTAATTGGTCAATATGGCATACCTATTTTAGAAAAACAACCAGTATGGGTGACAGGAACATCCTCACCCATTGGCTACATGGATACTCAAGATATTGCTAAATTTGCAGTGCGGGCTTTGACAGTACCAGAAACAGAAAAGCAAGCTTTCCCGGTCGTGGGAACTCGTGCTTGGAGTGCTGAGGAAATTATTAATCTTTGTGAACGCTTATCTGATAGAGACGCAAAAGTTACACGAATGCCCATTGGATTATTACGGGCTGTGCGGAATTTACTGCGCTTCTTTCAATGGGGATGGAATGTTTCTGATAGGTTAGCTTTTACAGAAGTTTTAGCCAGTGGTAAAGCTCTAAATGCAGAAAATATGGACGAAGTATATACTGTTTTTGGTTTAGATAAACAACAAACCACCACACTGGAAGTATATCTACAAGAATATTTCAGCCGGATTATGAACAAGCTGAAACAGTTAGATTACGAGAAAGCTAAAAGCAAAAAGCTCAAAAGTAAAAAGACTCCCTTTAAAGAATCTTCCAAAGCCAATAGTCAATAA
- a CDS encoding GIY-YIG nuclease family protein produces MNKLARIKRKPARHFLYCLRLEYLMTFEHGTEESIRYNDAIYWGMTSNLEERMKQHFEGDVHSTSPDERKNINILYTVAFKTREEAEASEKIAWQKSGYGSGTLFSYAGTVTDMISAYRYLLDLGWDGHQIALRYFLKRIPVYLQSWDNKDIYLTEETLSNVEKQPATKSRAHTRARNRKFIKTIILE; encoded by the coding sequence ATGAATAAATTAGCAAGAATTAAAAGAAAACCTGCTAGGCATTTTTTATACTGCTTGCGACTTGAGTATTTGATGACTTTTGAGCATGGGACTGAAGAAAGTATTAGATATAATGATGCTATTTACTGGGGAATGACATCAAACTTAGAAGAAAGAATGAAACAGCATTTCGAGGGAGATGTACATTCAACATCACCAGATGAGCGTAAAAACATTAATATTTTATATACAGTAGCTTTTAAAACTAGAGAAGAAGCAGAAGCTAGTGAAAAAATTGCTTGGCAAAAATCTGGTTATGGTTCTGGAACTTTGTTTTCTTATGCTGGTACAGTAACAGATATGATATCTGCTTACCGTTATCTTCTGGATTTAGGATGGGATGGACATCAAATAGCATTGAGGTATTTTCTCAAAAGAATACCAGTTTATTTACAATCTTGGGATAATAAAGATATTTATCTCACAGAAGAAACACTATCTAATGTGGAAAAACAACCAGCAACAAAATCAAGAGCGCATACAAGAGCGCGTAATAGAAAATTTATAAAAACAATAATTCTGGAATAA
- a CDS encoding Mov34/MPN/PAD-1 family protein: MNLQLKTNHLEIIKNHAQTTYPDECCGLILGYKNNEYKIVVEIIPTENVWNTEKSNFTEDQENSTRRRYAISPQVMLQTQKAARNRNLNIIGIYHSHPDYPAIPSEWDRIYAWPEYSYVISSVQNAQAGELQSWTLDDNHQFQAETIELIKLANLS; encoded by the coding sequence ATGAATCTTCAACTAAAAACAAATCATCTAGAAATTATCAAAAATCATGCTCAAACAACCTACCCAGATGAATGCTGTGGGCTAATTTTAGGTTATAAAAATAATGAATATAAAATTGTAGTAGAAATCATCCCCACAGAGAACGTCTGGAATACAGAAAAGAGTAACTTTACAGAAGACCAAGAAAATAGTACCAGAAGACGATATGCAATATCGCCTCAAGTCATGTTACAAACGCAAAAAGCAGCGAGAAACCGTAACTTAAATATTATTGGTATCTATCATTCCCATCCTGACTATCCAGCTATTCCTTCAGAATGGGATAGAATATACGCTTGGCCAGAATACTCTTATGTGATATCATCCGTACAAAATGCTCAAGCTGGTGAACTGCAAAGCTGGACTCTTGATGACAACCACCAATTTCAAGCCGAGACAATTGAACTGATAAAATTAGCAAATTTAAGTTAA
- the petM gene encoding cytochrome b6-f complex subunit PetM, translated as MGGEILNAAMLSFGLIFVGWAIGALLLKIQGAEE; from the coding sequence ATGGGCGGCGAAATATTAAATGCAGCTATGCTATCTTTCGGTCTAATCTTCGTAGGTTGGGCGATCGGTGCTTTGTTACTCAAAATTCAAGGCGCAGAAGAATAG
- the pdxA gene encoding 4-hydroxythreonine-4-phosphate dehydrogenase PdxA encodes MINQDKRPRLVLTLGDPAGIGSEVIVKALADPEVTRNCDVVVVGSRILLTQVYENSSKNIDNSLPLVNPADLSIVDVPSAGEIITGVGNAASGAASFAYMEYAISQTLAGEFDGIVTGPIAKSAWKAAGYNYPGQTELLAERAGVERFGMLFVGRSPFTGWTLRALLATTHIPLCQVSATLTPQLLTKKLDLLVEYLENDLGIKNGRIAIAGLNPHSGEMGQLGTEEIDWLIPWLESERQKRPHLQLEGPIPPDTMWVKPGIAWYGNSPVKNPADAYLALYHDQGLIPVKLMAFDRAVNTTIGLPFVRTSPDHGTAFDIVGKGIADATSMKAAINLAVDLVRQKLG; translated from the coding sequence ATGATTAATCAAGATAAACGTCCGCGTTTGGTGCTGACACTGGGAGATCCAGCGGGTATTGGTTCTGAGGTAATTGTGAAGGCTTTGGCTGATCCTGAAGTTACTCGAAATTGTGATGTTGTGGTGGTGGGGAGTAGAATTTTATTAACTCAAGTTTATGAAAATAGCAGTAAAAATATTGATAATTCTCTCCCTTTGGTCAATCCTGCTGATTTGTCTATAGTTGATGTGCCTAGCGCTGGTGAAATTATTACTGGTGTCGGCAATGCAGCTAGTGGTGCGGCGAGTTTTGCTTATATGGAATATGCCATATCCCAAACTTTGGCGGGTGAGTTTGATGGGATTGTGACAGGACCCATCGCTAAATCTGCTTGGAAGGCTGCTGGTTACAATTATCCAGGACAAACGGAACTTTTAGCCGAAAGGGCTGGTGTGGAGCGTTTTGGGATGTTGTTTGTGGGGCGATCGCCTTTTACTGGTTGGACTCTGCGGGCGTTACTTGCTACCACACATATTCCTTTATGTCAAGTATCTGCCACCTTAACACCACAGTTATTAACAAAGAAATTAGATTTGCTGGTGGAGTATTTGGAAAATGATTTGGGGATTAAAAATGGGAGAATTGCGATCGCTGGATTAAATCCCCACAGTGGAGAAATGGGACAACTGGGAACAGAAGAAATAGATTGGTTAATTCCCTGGTTGGAATCTGAACGCCAAAAACGCCCCCATTTACAGCTAGAGGGACCCATCCCCCCAGATACAATGTGGGTGAAACCGGGTATAGCTTGGTATGGTAATTCTCCAGTTAAAAATCCCGCTGATGCTTACTTGGCACTGTATCATGACCAAGGTTTAATTCCCGTGAAGTTGATGGCTTTTGATCGGGCTGTAAATACCACCATTGGTTTACCGTTTGTGCGGACTTCCCCTGATCATGGAACAGCCTTTGATATTGTCGGTAAAGGTATTGCTGATGCAACAAGTATGAAAGCAGCGATTAATTTGGCGGTGGATTTGGTAAGACAGAAGTTAGGGTGA
- a CDS encoding Uma2 family endonuclease, whose amino-acid sequence MNALTVNLKSLIEMTDEQFFQLCQNNRELRFERNANGELIIMPPTGGETGNRNAGITAQVWIWNEQNKEGVVFDSSTCFKLPNGADRSPDASWIKLERWDALTDEEKQKFPPICPDFVIELLSPSDSLKTTQEKMKEYIDNGVRLGLLINRKSRQVEIYRPGKEVEVLDFPATVSGEDVLKGFVLNLGMIW is encoded by the coding sequence ATGAATGCTTTAACTGTCAATTTGAAATCATTAATAGAAATGACTGATGAGCAGTTTTTTCAGTTATGTCAAAACAACCGAGAATTGAGATTTGAAAGAAATGCAAATGGAGAATTAATAATTATGCCACCAACGGGAGGAGAAACGGGAAATCGTAATGCGGGTATTACTGCTCAAGTCTGGATTTGGAATGAGCAAAATAAGGAAGGTGTAGTTTTTGATTCTTCTACTTGTTTTAAGTTACCAAATGGTGCAGATCGTTCTCCTGATGCTTCTTGGATCAAGTTAGAAAGATGGGATGCTTTAACTGACGAGGAAAAACAAAAGTTTCCTCCTATTTGTCCTGATTTTGTGATTGAGTTACTTTCTCCTAGTGATAGTTTGAAAACTACACAGGAAAAGATGAAGGAATATATAGATAATGGTGTGCGTTTGGGTTTATTAATTAATCGGAAATCTCGTCAAGTGGAGATTTATAGACCTGGTAAGGAGGTTGAGGTTTTGGATTTTCCTGCTACGGTTTCGGGGGAAGATGTTTTAAAGGGTTTTGTTTTGAATTTGGGGATGATTTGGTAA
- a CDS encoding DUF433 domain-containing protein — translation MQKQLKQIIVSHPEVMMGKPVIAGTRITVELILEKLAAGETAEQILESHPRLTPEAIPAALAFAPNLKLPSRNHIRA, via the coding sequence ATGCAAAAGCAGCTTAAACAAATAATTGTATCCCATCCAGAAGTGATGATGGGAAAACCTGTAATTGCTGGTACACGCATTACAGTTGAGTTAATTTTAGAAAAATTAGCCGCCGGTGAAACCGCAGAACAAATCTTAGAATCACATCCTCGACTGACACCAGAAGCAATTCCAGCAGCTTTAGCATTTGCACCTAACTTGAAATTACCTTCGAGAAACCATATCAGAGCATGA
- a CDS encoding type II toxin-antitoxin system VapC family toxin, with protein MKYLLDTDHLSILQRQTGNDYSNLSTRMNCYPLSDFAVSTVTFHEQMLGCHAYINRARNSNDVVKGYEMMTRLLNDFKVLPLVSFDIGAEQPRHLINYNRNVFNWPRWMRELLQLPSFVDWFY; from the coding sequence ATGAAATATTTGTTAGATACAGATCATCTGAGCATTCTTCAACGACAAACAGGAAACGATTACAGCAATCTTTCAACCCGGATGAATTGCTATCCATTGTCAGATTTTGCTGTATCAACAGTGACATTTCATGAGCAGATGCTGGGTTGTCATGCTTATATTAATCGTGCGCGTAATTCCAATGACGTAGTCAAAGGGTATGAAATGATGACGCGACTCCTTAACGATTTCAAGGTATTACCTCTAGTCTCATTTGATATAGGAGCAGAGCAGCCCAGGCATTTAATCAATTACAATCGCAACGTATTCAACTGGCCAAGATGGATGCGCGAATTGCTTCAATTGCCCTCTTTCGTGGATTGGTTTTATTAA
- the moeB gene encoding molybdopterin-synthase adenylyltransferase MoeB, producing the protein MLNPNLDEIQLTKDDYERYSRHLILPEVGMEGQKRLKAASVLCIGTGGLGSPLLLYLAAAGIGRIGIVDFDVVDTSNLQRQVIHGTSWVGKPKIESAKNRIHEINPHCQVDLYETRLSSENALDIIRPYDIVVDGTDNFPTRYLVNDACVLLNKPNVYGSIFRFEGQATVFNYEGGPNYRDLYPEPPPPGMVPSCAEGGVLGILPGMIGIIQATETVKIILGNGTTLSGRLVLYNALDMKFRELKLRPNPIRPVIDKLIDYEQFCGIPQAQAEEAKQQMEIQEMTVKELKALLDGGAKDFVLLDVRNPHEYEIARIPGSVLVPLPDIENGDGVAKVKELLNGHRLIAHCKMGGRSAKALAILKEAGITGTNVKGGINAWSQEVDASVPQY; encoded by the coding sequence ATGCTAAATCCCAACCTGGATGAAATCCAGTTGACGAAAGACGACTACGAACGCTATTCCCGCCACTTAATTTTGCCAGAAGTGGGTATGGAAGGGCAAAAACGCCTAAAAGCCGCCAGTGTATTGTGTATTGGTACGGGTGGATTAGGCTCACCATTACTGTTATATCTTGCAGCCGCAGGTATAGGCAGAATTGGTATTGTTGATTTTGATGTTGTGGATACTTCTAACCTGCAACGTCAAGTTATTCACGGGACATCCTGGGTAGGTAAACCGAAAATCGAATCAGCAAAAAACCGGATTCATGAAATTAACCCCCATTGTCAGGTTGATTTGTATGAAACCCGGTTGAGTTCAGAAAACGCCTTAGATATTATTCGGCCTTACGATATTGTTGTTGATGGAACTGATAACTTCCCGACGCGGTATTTAGTCAACGACGCTTGCGTATTGTTGAATAAACCCAACGTTTACGGTTCTATCTTCCGGTTTGAAGGACAAGCAACCGTCTTTAACTATGAAGGTGGTCCTAACTATCGTGACTTGTACCCCGAACCACCACCACCAGGAATGGTTCCTTCCTGTGCAGAAGGTGGAGTGCTGGGAATTTTACCGGGAATGATTGGGATTATTCAAGCCACAGAGACAGTGAAAATTATTCTGGGGAATGGTACTACCTTGAGTGGTAGACTTGTGCTTTATAATGCCTTGGATATGAAATTCCGGGAGTTGAAACTGCGTCCTAACCCCATCCGTCCAGTTATTGACAAGCTAATAGATTACGAACAATTCTGTGGTATTCCCCAAGCCCAAGCTGAAGAAGCGAAACAGCAAATGGAAATTCAAGAAATGACTGTGAAGGAGTTGAAGGCGTTATTAGATGGTGGGGCAAAGGATTTTGTGCTGCTAGACGTGCGTAATCCTCATGAGTATGAAATTGCGAGAATTCCTGGTTCTGTGTTAGTGCCTTTACCAGATATTGAAAATGGTGATGGTGTGGCTAAGGTGAAGGAATTACTCAATGGACACCGTTTAATTGCTCATTGTAAAATGGGTGGACGTTCCGCGAAAGCCTTGGCTATCTTGAAGGAAGCGGGGATTACTGGGACAAATGTTAAAGGGGGAATTAATGCTTGGAGTCAAGAAGTGGATGCTTCTGTTCCTCAGTATTAA
- a CDS encoding NAD(+) kinase, which yields MPKAGIIYNDVKPIASSVAIELKDKLTAAGWDVYITASIGGILGYSQPDSPVFHTPIEGLTPPGFDSDMKFTVVLGGDGTVLAASRLVAPCGIPMLTVNTGHMGFLTETYLNLLPQALEQAMAGAYQVEDRAMLTVKVMRGDTVKWEALCLNEMVLHREPLTCMCHFEIAVGRHSPVDIAADGIIVSTPTGSTAYSLSAGGPVITPGVPVLQLVPICPHSLASRALVFPDSEPINIYPVNIPRLVMVVDGNGGCYILPEDRVYLERSPYSARFIRLQSPEFFRVLREKLGWGLPHIAKPNSVELP from the coding sequence GTGCCGAAAGCAGGCATTATCTATAACGACGTTAAACCGATAGCGAGTAGTGTCGCTATTGAACTAAAAGACAAACTTACCGCTGCTGGTTGGGATGTGTACATCACAGCTAGTATCGGTGGGATATTGGGCTATTCTCAACCAGATAGTCCTGTCTTTCACACCCCCATTGAAGGTCTTACGCCCCCTGGCTTTGACTCAGATATGAAATTTACTGTGGTGTTAGGAGGAGATGGAACTGTATTAGCAGCATCACGCCTGGTAGCACCCTGTGGTATCCCCATGCTGACAGTAAATACTGGTCACATGGGATTTTTGACGGAAACTTATCTTAACCTATTACCCCAAGCCTTAGAACAGGCAATGGCGGGTGCATATCAGGTTGAAGATAGAGCTATGCTCACCGTTAAAGTTATGCGGGGAGATACGGTGAAATGGGAAGCCCTATGTTTAAATGAGATGGTGCTACATCGAGAACCTTTAACTTGTATGTGCCATTTTGAAATTGCGGTGGGACGACATTCGCCTGTGGATATTGCGGCTGATGGAATTATTGTTTCTACTCCAACTGGTTCAACGGCTTATTCTTTAAGCGCAGGTGGTCCAGTAATTACTCCCGGTGTGCCTGTGTTGCAGTTAGTACCTATTTGTCCTCATTCTCTGGCTTCTAGGGCTTTGGTGTTTCCCGATAGTGAACCGATTAATATCTATCCTGTGAACATTCCCCGGTTGGTGATGGTGGTAGATGGCAATGGTGGATGTTATATTTTACCGGAAGATCGGGTATATTTAGAGCGATCGCCCTATAGCGCCCGATTTATTCGTCTCCAGTCACCGGAATTTTTCCGTGTTCTTCGGGAAAAACTCGGTTGGGGTTTACCGCATATTGCTAAACCCAATTCGGTAGAATTGCCTTAA